The DNA region CGCGTCACGATCTTCGAAGCGCTGCACGCGCCCGGCGGGGTGCTGCGCTACGGCATTCCGGAGTTCCGCCTGCCGAAAGCGGTGCTCGATGATGAGATCGGGCAGCTCAAAGCGATGGGAGTCGACATCATCTGCAACGTGATCATCGGGAAAACCATCACGATCGATCAGCTGTTCCAGGAGCAGGGATTCCAGGCCGTCTTCATCGGCACCGGGGCCGGCCTGCCGCGCTTTCTCGGCATCCCCGGCGAAAATCTCAACGGGGTCTATTCGGCGAATGAGTTTTTGACGCGCATCAACTTGATGCGGGCGTACCAGTTTCCGAAGTGCGACACGCCGCTGAAGGTGGGGACTCGCGTGGCCGTCGTGGGGGCCGGCAACACCGCGATGGATGCGGCCCGCAGCGCGCTGCGCATGGGGGCCTCCGAGGCGCGCATCGTCTATCGCCGCTCCGAAGAAGAGATGTCTGCGCGCGTCGAAGAGTACACCCACGCGAAAGAAGAGAACGTCATCTTCCAATGGCTCACCAACCCGGTGCGCGTCCTCGGATCCCCTGAGGGGTGGGTGACCGGCTTGGAGTGCCAGGGGCAGCGGCTGGGCCCGCCGGATGAATCCGGGCGCGCGCGGCCGATCCCCACGGAGGAGCCGCCGTCCGTCATTCCGGTCGACACCGTCGTCGTCGCCATCGGCACGCGGCCGAACCGGTTGCTGACCAAAGAAGGCGGGCTGGCCACCACGTCGTGGGGCGGGCTCATCGTCAAAGAAGCATCCGGAGAAACATCGCGCAGCGGCGTCTTCGCCGGCGGCGATGCGGTGACGGGTGCGGCGACGGTGATTCTCGCGGCCGGAGCCGGCCTGAAAGCGGCCGCCGGCATCCACGCGAAACTGAGTGCACGGGGCAACGGTGCAGCCGAGCCCCGCCCCCCGGGCGGGGGGGCGGGATAAAGGAGGAGCCCATGCGTGAGGTCAAACCCAGGGTGCGGCCGGCCATGCAGTCTCCGGCGGGGCGCCGGAGGAATTTCGATGAACTCACCAGCGGCTACACGCTGGCCCAGGCGGTGGAGGAAGCGAATCGCTGCATCCTGTGCAAGAACCCGCGCTGCCAGTCGGTCTGCCCGATGCACAACAAAATTCCGGACTGGATGCGCGAGCTGCAGCAAGGCCGCGTGGCCGAAGCGTACGGCATCATCCGGCAGACCAGCCCGATGCCGGAGCTGTGCAGCCGGCTCTGTCCGCAGGATCGGCTGTGCGAGGGTGCCTGCGCCATCGGCGTGAAGCACGAAGCGGTGGCGATTGGATTACTTGAGCGCTTTGTGTCTCAGGAAGGGTGGAAGCAGTGGACCGGCAATGGGGATCGGGCACCTCAGAGGACGGCGACGGCGCGCAAGCGCGTGGCGGCCGTGGGCTCAGGCCCGGCCAGCCTGGCCGTGGCGCAAACGCTGGCGCGCGCCGGCCATGAGGTGACGGTGTTTGAGCGCTGGCCGCGGCTGGGCGGGGTGCTGCGCTGGATTCCGCGCTTTAAGCTGCCGACAGAGCTGCTCGATGCGCATCTGGACATGCTGCGCGGCCTCGGTGTCACATTCTACACCAACACCGACGTGCGCTGGATCGAATCGCTCGTCACCGACGAAGGATTCGACGCCGCCTTCATCGGCATCGGGGCCAGCCGGCCGGCGATGCCGGATCTGCCTGGTAATCAACTCTCCGGCATCATGTCTTCGACTGAGTTTCTCGTGCGCGTGTTCTATGATCCGAACGAGC from Candidatus Omnitrophota bacterium includes:
- a CDS encoding NAD(P)-dependent oxidoreductase, which translates into the protein MREVKPRVRPAMQSPAGRRRNFDELTSGYTLAQAVEEANRCILCKNPRCQSVCPMHNKIPDWMRELQQGRVAEAYGIIRQTSPMPELCSRLCPQDRLCEGACAIGVKHEAVAIGLLERFVSQEGWKQWTGNGDRAPQRTATARKRVAAVGSGPASLAVAQTLARAGHEVTVFERWPRLGGVLRWIPRFKLPTELLDAHLDMLRGLGVTFYTNTDVRWIESLVTDEGFDAAFIGIGASRPAMPDLPGNQLSGIMSSTEFLVRVFYDPNELPNDWEPISDLTGRRVAVLGGGDSAMDCVRTSLRLVAAEVSCVYRRDEANMPGSKREVAAAKDEGANFLMLTAPLAFHSEDGIHVSSIECARMELGAPDTSGRRSPKMVSGSNVTVPTDLAILAFGYDVEAAFDQEHPFLMVPPKGTVKAHPLTGATPIRGVFAGGDCVTGPNLVSTAARAGLTAAEGILRYFAGEPWETLLSG
- the gltA gene encoding NADPH-dependent glutamate synthase — translated: MPLKPAQKTGMPHEEVPQRARTFDEVNRGYTESRARFEALRCLQCQEPVCEEGCPVHVPIKSFIKCIADGKFEEAFGQVRNAHPLPAICGRVCPQESQCEKLCHMATRFEPVAIGHLERFIADWAREHRRGSVTAPAAPTGARPPSPEASERLRVAIVGAGPSGLTAAGELARLGYRVTIFEALHAPGGVLRYGIPEFRLPKAVLDDEIGQLKAMGVDIICNVIIGKTITIDQLFQEQGFQAVFIGTGAGLPRFLGIPGENLNGVYSANEFLTRINLMRAYQFPKCDTPLKVGTRVAVVGAGNTAMDAARSALRMGASEARIVYRRSEEEMSARVEEYTHAKEENVIFQWLTNPVRVLGSPEGWVTGLECQGQRLGPPDESGRARPIPTEEPPSVIPVDTVVVAIGTRPNRLLTKEGGLATTSWGGLIVKEASGETSRSGVFAGGDAVTGAATVILAAGAGLKAAAGIHAKLSARGNGAAEPRPPGGGAG